Proteins from one Algicella marina genomic window:
- a CDS encoding extracellular solute-binding protein has protein sequence MRTFNLAAAAILGTTALTAPALAQDIELPIVDEPLELTIHMHWARAQGYGPGGDTSKLYPVEEVAREKTNIHLVDQTSGRNTTDNSEAMNLLLATGDLPDIVGGSNIRQPVNEYGPQGAFVALNDLVEEHAPNIKAWFDEHPDIWDAISAYDGNVYYIPYLPDGKYARAWFVRQDWLDALGLERPDNVDELYEVLVAFRDQDPNGNGEKDEIPFFARDWEEMIRLVTLWDARSTGADVYHQFYLKDGEVAHPYAQEAYRDALANIAQWYEEGLIDPEVFTRGSSARDYLLGENLGGVTHDWFASTSGYNVALEGKVEGFNFVPLLPPQSAAGVRIEENRRIPMKPDGWAISYSNEHPVETIKYFDFWFSKEGALLANFGVEGKTWDMVDGEPVYKPEVLDSGQPVNSQMYLEGAQVYRGYPQDYRYEWQWTRDSAREGIELYDTEDLLVEQFLGVAFNEDEQAIYDKYYPSIQTYMLERQQAWILGSGDVQEDWDDYITALNKMGYVEVIEIMNSAYERQYRG, from the coding sequence ATGCGAACCTTTAACCTGGCAGCTGCTGCCATCCTTGGAACGACGGCCCTTACGGCCCCGGCCCTCGCTCAGGATATCGAGTTACCGATCGTCGACGAACCGCTGGAACTCACAATCCACATGCACTGGGCGCGGGCCCAGGGCTATGGCCCCGGCGGCGATACCTCAAAGCTCTATCCGGTGGAAGAAGTGGCGCGCGAGAAGACCAACATCCATCTGGTGGACCAGACCTCCGGTCGGAACACCACGGATAACTCCGAAGCGATGAACCTTCTTCTGGCCACGGGCGACCTCCCGGACATCGTCGGCGGTTCCAACATTCGCCAGCCGGTGAATGAATACGGCCCGCAAGGCGCCTTCGTGGCACTCAACGATCTGGTTGAAGAGCATGCACCGAACATCAAAGCGTGGTTCGACGAGCACCCGGACATCTGGGATGCCATCTCGGCCTATGACGGCAATGTCTACTATATCCCCTACCTGCCGGATGGTAAGTATGCCCGCGCATGGTTCGTCCGCCAGGATTGGCTGGACGCGCTGGGCCTCGAACGCCCCGATAATGTGGATGAGCTTTATGAAGTGCTGGTCGCGTTCCGTGATCAGGATCCCAACGGAAACGGCGAAAAGGATGAAATTCCCTTTTTCGCCCGCGACTGGGAAGAAATGATCCGTTTGGTCACGCTGTGGGATGCGCGCTCCACCGGGGCGGACGTTTACCATCAGTTTTATCTCAAGGACGGCGAGGTGGCGCACCCCTACGCACAGGAAGCCTATCGCGACGCACTGGCCAACATCGCACAGTGGTACGAAGAAGGCCTGATCGATCCCGAAGTCTTCACCCGCGGATCCTCGGCACGCGATTACCTGCTGGGCGAGAACCTCGGCGGCGTGACGCACGACTGGTTCGCCTCCACGTCCGGATACAACGTGGCGTTGGAAGGCAAAGTCGAAGGCTTCAACTTTGTGCCCCTCCTGCCGCCGCAATCGGCCGCCGGGGTCCGGATCGAGGAAAACCGCCGCATTCCCATGAAACCCGATGGATGGGCCATATCCTATTCCAACGAGCATCCGGTCGAGACAATCAAATACTTTGATTTCTGGTTCTCCAAAGAGGGTGCATTGCTGGCCAACTTCGGTGTCGAGGGCAAGACGTGGGACATGGTCGACGGCGAACCGGTCTACAAGCCCGAAGTGCTGGACTCGGGCCAGCCGGTCAACAGCCAGATGTACCTCGAAGGCGCGCAGGTCTACCGCGGCTATCCGCAGGACTACCGCTATGAGTGGCAGTGGACCCGCGACTCCGCGCGTGAAGGGATCGAGCTCTATGACACCGAGGATCTTCTGGTCGAGCAATTCTTGGGCGTGGCCTTCAACGAGGACGAGCAAGCGATCTATGACAAGTACTACCCCTCCATCCAGACCTACATGCTGGAACGTCAGCAGGCATGGATTCTTGGTTCGGGCGACGTGCAGGAAGACTGGGACGACTACATCACCGCCCTCAACAAGATGGGCTACGTGGAGGTCATCGAAATCATGAATTCGGCCTATGAGCGCCAGTACCGAGGCTGA
- a CDS encoding NAD(P)-dependent oxidoreductase, with protein sequence MSKPVIGFIGLGLMGGNMVENLQKKGFDLVVIDLNKDAVAAVLARGNARAAASPRELAEASDIVMLCLTTSEVVEKIVYGDNGILAGIREGAVLIDFGTSIPASTRKIGADLAARGAGMIDAPLGRTPAHAKDGLLNIMAAGDRDTFDKVKPVLDEQGENVFYLGALGAGHTTKLINNFMGMTTVCTMSQAFAVADRAGVDRAQLYEIMSTGPSNSPFMGFCKNYAVDGVSDLGFSINNANKDLGYFLKMTEDLGTRAEIAEGTSTNLQAAVAAGMGEGNVPEIFEYFLRLET encoded by the coding sequence ATGTCCAAACCCGTCATCGGCTTCATCGGCCTCGGCCTCATGGGCGGAAACATGGTCGAGAACCTTCAGAAGAAGGGTTTCGATCTGGTCGTGATAGACCTCAACAAGGATGCCGTGGCGGCCGTTCTCGCCCGCGGCAACGCACGGGCCGCCGCCTCGCCCCGCGAACTGGCCGAGGCGAGCGATATCGTGATGCTCTGCCTCACCACTTCCGAGGTCGTCGAGAAAATCGTCTACGGCGATAACGGCATCCTCGCCGGTATCCGCGAAGGCGCGGTCTTGATCGACTTCGGTACCTCCATCCCGGCCTCCACCCGCAAGATCGGTGCCGATCTCGCGGCACGCGGTGCCGGCATGATCGACGCGCCGCTCGGCCGCACGCCCGCGCACGCGAAAGACGGTCTTCTGAACATCATGGCCGCCGGCGACCGGGACACGTTCGACAAGGTCAAGCCCGTGCTCGACGAGCAGGGCGAGAATGTCTTCTATCTCGGCGCGCTGGGTGCGGGCCACACCACCAAGCTGATCAACAACTTCATGGGCATGACCACCGTCTGCACGATGAGCCAGGCCTTCGCCGTGGCCGACCGTGCGGGCGTGGACCGGGCGCAGCTCTACGAGATCATGTCCACCGGCCCCTCCAATTCGCCCTTCATGGGCTTTTGCAAGAACTACGCGGTGGATGGTGTCAGCGATCTCGGCTTCTCGATCAACAACGCCAACAAGGATCTGGGCTACTTCCTGAAGATGACGGAGGATCTGGGCACCCGCGCCGAGATTGCCGAAGGCACCTCCACCAACCTTCAGGCCGCCGTCGCGGCCGGCATGGGCGAAGGCAACGTCCCGGAAATATTCGAATATTTCCTCAGACTCGAAACCTAG
- a CDS encoding MATE family efflux transporter, giving the protein MTLKAIMLHGTVVIDAYLVAGLGEMSLAAMGLAAAIAGFVLGAILAFANAMQIRTAQAAGSGDPVYLKSSLAAGLTINLMVGATGLAAITVSGDWIVAAMAPSIEVAGLATQYLSIFSFVIIGEAIGQCLSSYLNGCGRTRLPLYSFCLSLPVNVAASIVLIHGYLGLPAFGVGGAAMGSAIAVAVQVAFLAISMKRTDGYLLRVSGWRQVRFGPTLKRHLAFSLPIAATFFSATFATHVCTLIYAKLSLNDFAAMTLIAPWIMVTGTIGMQWAQAAGIIVAQLLGQRQPEEVLDAFLSSAWRGAFVAAGLVSVLLAGVCLSANALYQDLGIETRATLLAFLPILLFLPFPKGSNAICGNTLRASGDTIYVMHIFVWSQWLFRVPATALAVVWLDLPAEWVLSILLLEELVKFPAFHRRLYKGWWKQATLSE; this is encoded by the coding sequence ATGACCCTCAAGGCGATCATGCTGCACGGCACTGTCGTGATAGATGCCTATCTGGTCGCAGGGCTGGGGGAGATGTCCCTTGCGGCGATGGGACTGGCGGCGGCGATCGCGGGTTTTGTTTTGGGCGCGATCTTGGCGTTCGCGAACGCGATGCAGATCCGGACGGCACAGGCCGCGGGTTCCGGCGATCCGGTCTATCTCAAGTCCTCGCTCGCCGCGGGACTAACCATCAACCTGATGGTCGGAGCCACCGGCCTCGCTGCGATCACCGTGTCTGGTGACTGGATCGTCGCCGCGATGGCCCCGAGCATCGAGGTCGCTGGGCTCGCCACCCAGTACCTATCGATCTTCTCGTTCGTAATCATCGGCGAGGCCATCGGGCAGTGCCTGTCCAGCTATCTAAACGGCTGCGGGCGGACGCGCTTGCCGCTTTACAGCTTCTGTCTTTCTCTGCCGGTTAACGTCGCTGCCAGCATCGTTCTGATCCACGGCTATCTGGGACTGCCCGCTTTCGGCGTGGGAGGTGCAGCAATGGGCAGCGCCATTGCAGTGGCCGTACAGGTCGCGTTCCTCGCAATCAGCATGAAGCGGACCGACGGATACCTTTTACGGGTTTCCGGTTGGAGACAGGTCCGCTTTGGACCGACGCTGAAACGGCATTTGGCCTTTTCGTTGCCGATTGCCGCCACCTTCTTCAGCGCGACCTTCGCCACCCATGTCTGCACGCTGATCTATGCGAAACTCAGCCTTAACGACTTTGCCGCCATGACCCTGATCGCGCCCTGGATTATGGTGACAGGGACGATCGGCATGCAGTGGGCGCAGGCCGCCGGCATCATCGTGGCCCAACTTTTGGGACAACGGCAGCCGGAGGAGGTGCTCGACGCCTTCCTGTCGAGCGCGTGGCGTGGGGCCTTCGTCGCGGCCGGTCTCGTCTCTGTTCTCCTCGCCGGTGTCTGCCTTTCTGCGAATGCGCTCTACCAGGACCTCGGTATCGAAACCCGCGCAACCCTGTTGGCTTTCCTGCCGATCCTTCTGTTCCTGCCGTTTCCGAAAGGATCGAACGCGATCTGCGGCAATACCCTCCGCGCCAGCGGCGACACAATCTACGTCATGCACATCTTCGTCTGGTCCCAATGGCTGTTCCGTGTGCCTGCGACTGCTCTTGCTGTCGTCTGGCTTGACCTGCCGGCAGAATGGGTGTTGTCGATACTGCTACTCGAAGAACTAGTGAAGTTCCCGGCCTTCCACAGGCGACTTTACAAGGGATGGTGGAAACAGGCTACACTGTCGGAATAA
- a CDS encoding ABC transporter permease, with protein MTNDPNFTGASGPSTEELIFDATEARRRRKPNTMQRVGDHLKREWQLYLMLIPTILWLAIFLYKPMYGLQIAFKDYSIFRGVAGSPWIGFEHFQTLFGNDQFLRALRNTIIISFYGLIFGFPMPILLALMFNEILRQTFKKTAQTIVYLPHFVSSVIIAGIVITAFSPSAGIVNTMLGWLGIEPIYFLTKPEWFRPIFVGTGIWQEAGFQSIVYLAAIAGVSPTLYESAVVDGASRWQMMWKITLPSILPTIIIMLIIRIGNMLEVSFEMIILLYQPATYETADVVNTFIYRQGIQGGQYDLAAAAGLFNAVVAFVLVMTANTISKRYSRTSLW; from the coding sequence ATGACCAACGATCCCAACTTCACCGGAGCCTCAGGGCCGTCGACCGAAGAGTTGATCTTCGACGCCACGGAAGCCCGGCGCCGCCGCAAGCCCAACACGATGCAGCGTGTGGGCGACCACCTGAAGCGGGAATGGCAGCTCTACCTCATGCTAATACCCACGATCCTGTGGCTCGCGATCTTTCTCTACAAGCCGATGTACGGCCTGCAGATCGCGTTTAAGGACTACTCGATCTTCCGAGGCGTCGCGGGCAGCCCGTGGATCGGATTCGAACACTTCCAGACGCTTTTCGGAAACGACCAGTTCCTGCGCGCTCTCAGAAACACGATCATCATCAGCTTCTACGGCCTGATTTTTGGCTTTCCGATGCCGATCCTGCTGGCGCTGATGTTCAACGAGATCCTCAGGCAGACCTTCAAGAAGACGGCGCAGACAATCGTCTACCTGCCGCACTTCGTGTCTTCGGTGATCATAGCGGGCATCGTCATCACGGCATTCAGCCCTTCGGCGGGGATCGTGAATACGATGCTCGGGTGGCTGGGGATCGAGCCGATCTACTTCTTGACCAAACCTGAATGGTTCCGCCCGATCTTCGTCGGCACCGGCATCTGGCAGGAAGCAGGGTTCCAGTCCATCGTATATCTCGCTGCTATAGCAGGCGTCTCACCGACGCTCTACGAGTCTGCCGTGGTCGATGGCGCCAGCCGCTGGCAGATGATGTGGAAGATCACGCTTCCGTCGATCCTGCCCACGATCATCATCATGCTAATCATCCGGATCGGCAACATGCTGGAGGTCTCTTTCGAGATGATCATCCTGCTCTATCAGCCGGCCACCTACGAGACCGCCGATGTCGTGAACACCTTCATCTATCGCCAAGGGATCCAAGGCGGCCAGTACGACCTTGCCGCCGCGGCGGGCCTATTCAACGCGGTGGTGGCCTTCGTTCTCGTGATGACGGCCAACACAATCTCCAAGCGCTATTCGCGCACATCGCTGTGGTGA
- a CDS encoding GntR family transcriptional regulator, producing the protein MVQVVQAGDRRTSVDDIFDFLYEQISDLQLRPGDKISEADIAARFGVSRQPVRDAFSRLANLDLLLIRPQRATEVKRFSMREISKSRFVRASVEKEVLRRAAERCDRINAAQLDEALMQQEAVVEAGDYDAFGALDYDFHKTLCAIAQTEFAFDVIKAEKSKVDRLCVLGMAKESRMPELLADHRIIADAVKAQKPEEAVAAGVLHLSRLDETIDRISTNNANYFEPEDR; encoded by the coding sequence ATGGTTCAGGTAGTTCAAGCGGGAGATCGGCGAACAAGCGTCGACGACATATTTGATTTTTTGTATGAGCAAATCAGCGACTTGCAACTGCGCCCGGGAGATAAAATTTCTGAAGCCGATATCGCCGCACGTTTTGGCGTGTCACGTCAGCCCGTTCGCGATGCGTTCAGCCGCCTAGCCAACCTTGATCTGTTGCTGATACGCCCACAGCGAGCTACGGAGGTGAAGCGTTTTTCAATGCGCGAAATTTCAAAATCTCGCTTCGTTCGCGCATCTGTTGAAAAGGAAGTTCTACGCCGAGCCGCTGAGCGATGCGACAGGATCAATGCTGCACAACTTGATGAGGCACTTATGCAGCAAGAGGCGGTTGTTGAAGCAGGCGACTACGATGCATTCGGCGCGCTAGACTACGATTTTCATAAGACGTTATGTGCCATCGCACAAACCGAGTTCGCCTTTGATGTTATCAAGGCCGAGAAGTCCAAGGTCGACCGGCTTTGCGTCTTGGGGATGGCCAAAGAGTCTCGCATGCCGGAACTGTTAGCTGATCATCGGATCATCGCTGACGCCGTTAAGGCGCAAAAACCCGAAGAAGCTGTCGCCGCCGGTGTTCTACATCTCTCTCGCCTAGACGAGACGATTGACCGAATTTCAACGAACAACGCCAACTACTTTGAACCCGAGGACCGCTAA
- a CDS encoding DUF4962 domain-containing protein, producing the protein MPGAAALPTLDEPKTGRLTIQYTPDADTEITENPPRFTWLPVIEDEAEYVLRVSTDPEFGSGNTKTFANVPLNFFTPDVALEPGDYHWTYAVCDAAGKPASEWSSRRRFTITADLPETPLPPRKTRFDTSPTAHPRLWLTSERLQEFRKAVKADPDHCTWSTFYQKSVLPWTDREIMHEPAGYPDHKRVAPVWRQTYIDLQEVIYAIRHLAIGGQVTGDQQMLDRAKDWLLEAASWDPMGVTSRAYTDEWAYRVTNALAWGYDWLYDQMSEDERARVRAALLERTRDIAEHAIVNAKIHLFPYDSHAVRSVSLTLIPACIALLGDDEDDEAREWLNYCIEFLAGVYSPWGDADGGWAEGTNYWMMGMAYLIEAANRLKSFAGLDLYKRPFFRNTGDFPLYCKAPNTRRATFGDDSTQGDLPCIKTGTNLRQYAGVTGNGAYQWYHEELARLNPGTEGAFYNWGWWDTNFDELTYLTDFPQVEATAPPSGFRHFRGIGWVGIQHAMADPDEHIQFVFKSSRFGSISHSHGDQNAFCLAAYGEDLAIQSGYYVAFNSTMHREWRRQTRSKNAILINGKGQYAEKDKAKAMAATGRILAAEQREDHIYIRGDATPAYQSLSPEVTLAEREIYFVRNSYFVIVDSVDADSPVTVDWLLHANARYDLGKTTFRYSGERAGFYGQVVWSEAGKPDLTQETGFPGVDPADYEGLPQSTCLHARYPAATRHRIATLLVPYRLGEPRRIFNFMDDQGYDADLYFTDVDENTFKVVLKKLANA; encoded by the coding sequence ATGCCCGGCGCCGCAGCCCTTCCCACGCTCGATGAACCGAAGACAGGCCGACTGACGATCCAGTACACGCCCGATGCGGATACCGAGATCACTGAGAATCCGCCGCGTTTCACGTGGCTGCCGGTCATTGAGGACGAGGCGGAGTACGTGCTTCGCGTGTCGACCGACCCTGAATTCGGCTCCGGCAACACGAAAACCTTCGCCAACGTCCCGCTGAATTTCTTTACCCCCGACGTGGCGCTGGAGCCGGGAGACTACCACTGGACCTACGCGGTCTGCGATGCCGCGGGCAAACCTGCGTCCGAATGGAGCAGCAGGCGTCGCTTCACGATCACCGCAGACTTGCCCGAAACACCGTTGCCCCCGCGCAAGACCCGCTTCGATACATCGCCCACCGCGCATCCCCGGCTCTGGCTGACATCCGAGCGCTTGCAGGAATTCCGCAAGGCGGTGAAGGCCGATCCCGATCATTGCACATGGTCCACGTTCTATCAGAAATCCGTCCTGCCGTGGACGGACCGCGAGATCATGCACGAGCCCGCGGGCTACCCCGACCACAAGCGCGTCGCCCCGGTCTGGCGGCAGACCTACATCGATCTGCAGGAAGTCATCTACGCCATTCGCCACCTTGCCATCGGCGGGCAGGTCACGGGCGACCAGCAGATGCTGGACCGCGCGAAGGACTGGCTTCTGGAAGCCGCGAGCTGGGATCCGATGGGCGTGACCTCACGCGCCTATACCGACGAATGGGCCTATCGCGTTACCAACGCGCTGGCATGGGGCTACGACTGGCTGTACGACCAGATGAGCGAGGACGAACGCGCCCGCGTGCGGGCGGCGCTGCTGGAGCGGACGCGCGATATCGCCGAGCACGCCATCGTCAACGCCAAGATCCACCTCTTCCCGTATGACAGCCACGCGGTCCGCTCCGTCTCGCTCACGCTGATCCCGGCCTGCATCGCGCTTCTGGGCGACGACGAGGACGACGAGGCGCGCGAGTGGCTGAACTACTGCATCGAGTTTCTCGCCGGGGTCTATTCGCCTTGGGGCGATGCCGATGGCGGCTGGGCCGAGGGCACGAACTACTGGATGATGGGCATGGCCTACCTGATCGAGGCCGCCAACCGCCTGAAAAGCTTCGCCGGCCTCGACCTCTACAAGCGCCCGTTCTTCCGCAACACCGGCGATTTCCCGCTGTACTGCAAGGCGCCCAACACCCGGCGCGCCACCTTCGGTGACGACAGCACGCAAGGCGATCTGCCCTGCATCAAGACCGGCACCAACCTGCGCCAGTACGCGGGCGTCACCGGCAACGGCGCCTACCAGTGGTATCACGAGGAACTGGCGCGGCTGAACCCCGGCACCGAGGGTGCCTTCTACAACTGGGGCTGGTGGGACACCAATTTTGACGAGCTGACCTACCTCACCGATTTCCCGCAGGTCGAGGCCACAGCACCGCCCAGCGGCTTCCGCCATTTCCGCGGCATCGGCTGGGTCGGCATCCAGCACGCGATGGCCGATCCGGACGAGCATATCCAGTTCGTCTTCAAATCGTCCCGCTTCGGCTCGATCAGCCACAGCCACGGCGACCAGAACGCCTTCTGCCTGGCCGCCTACGGTGAAGATCTGGCGATTCAGTCCGGCTACTACGTCGCCTTCAATTCCACGATGCACCGCGAATGGCGTCGGCAGACCCGGTCCAAGAACGCGATCCTGATCAACGGCAAGGGCCAGTACGCCGAGAAGGACAAGGCCAAGGCGATGGCCGCCACCGGCCGCATCCTCGCCGCCGAACAGCGCGAGGATCACATCTACATCCGCGGCGACGCCACACCCGCCTACCAGAGCCTCTCACCCGAGGTCACGCTGGCCGAGCGTGAGATCTACTTCGTGCGCAACAGCTACTTCGTGATCGTCGACAGCGTCGACGCCGACAGCCCCGTGACGGTCGATTGGCTGCTGCACGCCAACGCGCGCTACGATCTGGGCAAGACCACGTTCCGCTACAGCGGCGAACGGGCGGGCTTTTACGGCCAGGTCGTGTGGTCCGAGGCCGGAAAGCCGGACCTGACGCAGGAAACCGGCTTTCCCGGCGTGGACCCGGCCGATTACGAGGGCCTGCCGCAAAGCACCTGCCTGCACGCCCGCTACCCGGCCGCCACCCGCCACCGCATCGCCACGCTGCTCGTGCCCTACCGGCTGGGCGAACCCCGCCGGATCTTCAACTTCATGGACGATCAGGGCTACGACGCCGACCTCTACTTCACCGATGTCGACGAGAACACCTTCAAGGTGGTCCTCAAGAAGCTGGCCAACGCATGA
- a CDS encoding cupin domain-containing protein, with translation MTTKNHFPAQENALFDAGGGLTRKVGAYNDNVMVVEVHFETGTVAARHHHPHEQITYVISGKFEFTVGDDTYIVSAGDSLYKQPNIEHGATCLAAGTLLDVFTPHREDFL, from the coding sequence ATGACCACGAAGAACCACTTCCCCGCGCAAGAGAATGCGCTGTTCGACGCGGGTGGCGGCCTCACGCGGAAGGTCGGCGCCTACAACGACAACGTGATGGTCGTCGAAGTGCATTTCGAGACCGGCACCGTGGCCGCGCGCCACCACCACCCGCACGAACAGATCACCTACGTGATCTCGGGCAAGTTCGAATTCACCGTGGGCGACGACACCTACATCGTCTCGGCGGGGGACTCGCTCTACAAGCAGCCCAACATCGAACACGGGGCGACCTGCCTCGCGGCGGGCACGCTGCTCGATGTCTTCACGCCGCACCGTGAAGATTTTCTCTGA
- a CDS encoding ABC transporter ATP-binding protein yields MSGITLKGLVKAYGAIQVVHGIDLEVHEQEFVVLVGPSGCGKSTTLRMIAGLEEISDGDLMIDGRLVNRVAPKDRDVAMVFQNYALYPHLNVADNIAFGLRIRKEPKNKIAESVEEVGGILGLTPYLDRRPADLSGGQRQRVAMGRAIVRRPKVFLFDEPLSNLDAKLRTQMRAEIKRLHKRLGATSIYVTHDQVEAMTLADRIVVMHDGRIEQIGSPMELFLNPANTFVAGFLGSPPMNMVRATVVAGDQGPVAEFDGQRIHLQQFPALADTVGKEVILGIRPEFVSVARQDDPNLINLDVDLVETLGSEALIHASLQGEPFVIRTDTVGQMHILEGIRGFTIEPHLVKVFDAQSGKALPGQVLEQ; encoded by the coding sequence ATGTCCGGCATAACTCTAAAGGGCCTTGTTAAGGCTTATGGGGCTATTCAAGTCGTGCACGGGATCGATCTGGAAGTGCACGAACAAGAATTCGTTGTGCTCGTCGGACCTTCAGGATGCGGTAAATCCACGACATTACGAATGATTGCCGGTCTTGAGGAGATCTCTGACGGTGATCTAATGATCGACGGGCGATTGGTAAATCGCGTCGCTCCAAAGGATCGCGACGTGGCGATGGTTTTCCAGAACTATGCGCTCTACCCGCACCTCAACGTCGCCGACAATATCGCCTTCGGCCTTCGTATCCGGAAGGAGCCCAAGAACAAGATTGCCGAATCCGTCGAGGAAGTCGGCGGCATCCTCGGCCTCACGCCATACCTCGATCGCCGCCCCGCCGATCTGTCGGGCGGCCAACGCCAGCGCGTCGCCATGGGCCGCGCCATTGTGCGCCGCCCCAAGGTTTTCCTGTTTGACGAGCCGCTCTCGAACCTCGATGCCAAGTTGCGCACCCAGATGCGCGCCGAAATCAAGCGCCTGCACAAGCGCCTCGGCGCAACCTCGATCTACGTGACCCATGATCAGGTCGAGGCGATGACGCTGGCCGACCGCATCGTGGTGATGCACGACGGGCGGATTGAGCAGATCGGCTCGCCGATGGAGCTGTTCCTCAACCCAGCCAACACGTTCGTCGCCGGCTTCCTCGGCTCCCCGCCCATGAATATGGTCAGGGCTACGGTCGTCGCCGGAGATCAGGGCCCTGTCGCCGAATTCGACGGCCAGCGCATCCATCTCCAGCAGTTTCCGGCGCTGGCCGACACGGTAGGCAAGGAGGTCATCCTCGGCATCCGGCCCGAATTCGTGTCCGTCGCCCGACAGGATGATCCGAACCTTATCAACCTCGACGTGGATCTTGTTGAAACGCTTGGGTCCGAGGCGTTGATTCACGCCAGCCTTCAAGGCGAGCCATTCGTAATCCGCACAGATACGGTCGGCCAGATGCACATCCTGGAAGGTATCAGGGGGTTCACCATCGAACCCCACCTCGTGAAGGTCTTCGACGCACAGTCGGGCAAAGCGCTGCCCGGTCAGGTTCTGGAGCAATGA
- a CDS encoding carbohydrate ABC transporter permease, with translation MANMNLYSRGDKMFVILNMVLIGLFTLSTLYPFIYIASLSMSTGFEARAGNVILTPVGFTLEAYKQVLSEPLFWTSYMNTFIYTIAGTLMSLAFIIPGAYALSKPQLYGRRFWNLVVAFTMWFNAGLIPFFLNMRDLGLLDSYFGIIIGFAVNGFNIILLRNFFEGIPQSFEEAARMDGANEFQVLWKVYMPLSKPAIATVALFCIVSRWNGFFWAMVLLQDEEKIPLQVYLRKVIVELSDDEEFATSLLTAAYSVETVTAAIIVCSIIPILLIYPFLQKYFSKGILLGGVKE, from the coding sequence ATGGCCAACATGAACCTCTACTCGCGCGGTGACAAGATGTTCGTCATCCTGAACATGGTCCTGATCGGCCTGTTCACCCTCTCGACGCTCTATCCGTTCATCTACATTGCGTCGCTGTCGATGAGCACAGGATTCGAGGCGCGCGCCGGCAACGTGATCCTCACCCCGGTTGGGTTCACTCTGGAAGCCTACAAGCAGGTGCTGAGCGAGCCACTTTTCTGGACGTCGTACATGAACACCTTCATCTACACGATAGCTGGCACGCTGATGAGCCTAGCATTCATCATTCCCGGTGCCTACGCCCTGTCAAAGCCCCAGCTTTATGGGCGGCGCTTCTGGAACCTGGTGGTGGCCTTCACCATGTGGTTCAACGCCGGCCTGATCCCGTTCTTCCTCAACATGCGCGATCTCGGCCTGCTCGACAGTTACTTCGGCATCATCATCGGCTTCGCCGTCAACGGCTTCAACATAATCCTTCTGCGCAACTTCTTCGAGGGCATCCCCCAGAGCTTTGAGGAAGCTGCACGGATGGATGGCGCCAACGAATTCCAGGTTTTGTGGAAAGTCTACATGCCGCTTTCGAAGCCGGCGATCGCCACAGTGGCTTTGTTCTGCATTGTTTCGCGCTGGAACGGCTTCTTCTGGGCGATGGTCCTCTTGCAGGATGAAGAGAAGATCCCGCTTCAGGTCTACCTGCGCAAGGTCATCGTTGAACTTTCGGACGACGAAGAGTTTGCCACGTCCCTTCTAACAGCGGCCTATTCCGTCGAGACTGTGACCGCCGCGATCATCGTCTGCTCGATCATTCCGATCCTGCTCATTTACCCCTTCCTTCAGAAGTACTTCAGCAAAGGCATCTTGCTGGGTGGCGTGAAGGAATAG